The following proteins come from a genomic window of Populus alba chromosome 12, ASM523922v2, whole genome shotgun sequence:
- the LOC118046289 gene encoding actin-interacting protein 1-2, with protein sequence MTELAETYACVPSTERGRGILISGHPKTNKILYTNNRSILILNLDNPLDVSVYGEHGYQATVARYSPNGEWIASADVSGTVRIWGAYNDHVLKKEFKVLTGRIDDLQWSPDGLRIVASGDGKGKSLVRAFMWDSGTNVGEFDGHSRRVLSCAFKPTRPFRIVTCGEDFLVNFYEGPPFKFKSSHRDHSNFVNCVRFSPDGSKFISVSSDKKGMLFDGKTGEKIGQISSEDGHKGSIYAVSWSPDGKQVLTVSADKSAKVWEICDDGSGKLTKTLTSSGSGGVDDMLVGCLWQNGHLVTVSLGGTISIFSASDLDKSPLKIAGHMKNVTSLSVLKNVPKTILSSSYDGLIIKWIQGIGYSSKLQRKENTQIKCLAAAEEEIVTSGFDNKIWRVRLLDDQCGDADSIDVGNQPKDISLALLCPELALVTIESGVVMLRGTKVVSTINLGFAVTASAIAPDGSEAIIGGLDGKLHIYSVTGDTLTEEAVLEKHRGAISVIRYSPDDSMFASGDFNREAVVWDRGSREVKLKNMLYHTARINCLAWSPDSSMVATGSLDTCVIIYEIDKPASSRMTIKGAHLGGVYGLAFADDHSVVSSGEDACVRVWRVNPQ encoded by the exons ATGACAGAGCTGGCAGAAACCTACGCTTGCGTTCCCTCAACCGAGCGAGGCAGGGGGATCCTAATTTCCGGTCAtccaaaaaccaacaaaatccTCTACACAAACAACCGATCAATCCTCATCCTCAACCTTGACAACCCACTTGACGTCTCCGTCTATGGCGAGCATGGTTACCAAGCTACCGTCGCACGATACTCTCCCAATGGCGAGTGGATCGCCTCCGCTGATGTTTCTGGGACTGTCAGGATCTGGGGTGCTTACAATGATCATGTcttgaaaaaagaattcaaagtACTTACTGGTCGGATCGATGATCTTCAATGGTCACCTGATGGGTTGAGGATCGTTGCATCTGGGGATGGAAAAGGGAAGTCTCTTGTTCGTGCTTTTAT gtgGGATTCGGGGACTAATGTAGGGGAATTTGATGGGCATTCGAGGCGAGTTTTGAGTTGTGCATTTAAGCCAACCAGACCCTTTCGAATTGTGACGTGTGGTGAGGATTTCTTGGTTAATTTTTATGAAGGACCACCATTTAAATTCAAGTCATCTCACAG GGATCATTCAAATTTTGTGAATTGTGTACGGTTTTCTCCAGATGGTAGCAAGTTTATCAGTGTAAGTTCTGATAAGAAAGGCATGCTATTTGATGGAAAGACAGGAGAGAAGATTGGACAGATTTCTTCCGAGGATGGTCATAAGGGCAGCATTTATGCTGTTAGTTGGAGTCCTGATGGTAAACAG GTGCTGACAGTATCTGCTGACAAGTCTGCAAAAGTGTGGGAGATCTGTGATGATGGTAGTGGAAAGTTAACAAAAACTTTGACTTCTTCTGGCTCAGGTGGAGTGGATGACATGCTAGTTGGTTGCCTTTGGCAGAATGGTCATCTTGTCACTGTTTCTCTTGGTGGGACAATTAGCATTTTCTCAGCTAGTGATCTTGATAAAAGTCCATTGAAAATAGCTGGTCATATGAAGAATGTTACTTCCTTATCCGTGCTTAAAAATGTCCCAAAGACTATACTGTCGAGCAGCTATGATGGCTTGATAATTAAATGGATTCAAGGCATTGGATACAGTAGCAAATTACAGAGGAAGGAGAATACTCAGATTAAATGCTTGGCTGCTGCTGAAGAAGAGATTGTCACATCTGGTTTTGATAATAAG aTATGGAGAGTTCGATTGCTTGATGACCAATGTGGAGATGCAGATTCCATCGACGTGGGAAACCAACCAAAAGACATTAGTCTTGCCCTTCTCTGCCCTGAGCTTGCTTTGGTCACGATTGAGTCAGGTGTTGTCATGCTTCGTGGTACAAAAGTTGTGTCAACCATCAATCTTGGCTTTGCTGTGACAGCATCTGCAATTGCACCTGATGGAAGTGAAGCGATCATAGGTGGGCTGGATGGAAAATTGCACATATATTCAGTCACAGGTGATACACTCACAGAAGAAGCAGTCCTTGAGAAACATCGTGGTGCAATCAGTGTCATCCGTTATTCTCCAGATGATTCAATGTTTGCATCTGGTGACTTCAATAGGGAAGCTGTAGTTTGGGATCGTGGCTCCAGAGAG GTGAAGCTTAAAAACATGTTGTACCACACTGCCCGCATAAACTGTCTTGCTTGGTCTCCTGATAGCAGCATGGTTGCTACTGGATCGCTTGATACCTGTGTAATCATATATGAAATCGACAAGCCAGCATCTAGTCGGATGACCATAAAAGGAGCTCACTTGGGTGGAGTTTATGGATTAGCTTTTGCTGATGATCATAGTGTAGTAAGTTCTGGTGAGGATGCTTGTGTTCGTGTTTGGAGGGTAAATCCACagtga